A genomic segment from Daphnia carinata strain CSIRO-1 chromosome 1, CSIRO_AGI_Dcar_HiC_V3, whole genome shotgun sequence encodes:
- the LOC130691039 gene encoding LOW QUALITY PROTEIN: uncharacterized protein LOC130691039 (The sequence of the model RefSeq protein was modified relative to this genomic sequence to represent the inferred CDS: inserted 1 base in 1 codon) produces the protein MRASSCSPTRLLDEESNLEEDITGHVSGNKQQENIGTTSDNEYNRVEDRQYTDEDSEREPSRESFDRGNRQRTDEQEEDYGPPQEEDEVEEIVIDDQEDQDRLQGFFKRPWRPENRRPESLAGQQAARSPAVPSSPRPGSSKARTPEPRSLRSNGSKEPVPLVVPQEVTEALSSWLKKGVPTDESKAISKRIPLDXVDKEFSLRPPKLDGYMYRRAKDKGKLKAVNAAEESLVTTQLKIMDIGPPLIDLYTRILSLSDGESERKAQDLVKDALQQWSRAYHHITRQRRRSVVALVEPGFDFLAADPEAFAPGKEAREILFTGKFLESMLKEASQDATLAKTSKTKTKQVGARLIAFADRWTVVTDDQWILDSLAHGVKLDFSFSPIQRTIPVPVVMSKEMEAVCDREVRDLVRKRAIREITDGSEGFVCSLFVIPKKSGGFRPIINLKPLNQFIRYEHFKMENLEWARFLLRKGDWMVKLDLKDAYLTVPVFATHQKFLRFQWKGRLFQFACLAFGLASAPRIFTKILKVVMGFLRKKGIRLIIYLDDIFILNVSGESTLGDLNVTIRLLKHLGFLINWEKSVLVPTQVLEYLGLVIDSVRLSFALPNIKVKAVKEMCEAALAAESISLRKIASIMGNFTWAIPAIPYPQAHYRRLQRFYIKRAQSANFNLKTRCSLSAEAREDLEWWVFNLNKAPDKIFFPHTPDLENYTDASLSGWGACCDEIRTRGSWTLADTKKDINELELLGALFAVQAFAAQSKNISIRVFLDNSTAVAYINHCGGSRSQALTSVSAQLTTWCENHGISLEAVHVAGKLNIVADEESRAGPDAGDWKLDPRVFKCIQELWPSVVDVFATPWNAQLPSFISWHPQPGAMATNAFSVNWKGLLAYCFPPFALIFKCLEKIRREKSVVVFVCPVWIGQPWFPLLLELPCDVPRLLAPSQSLLISALDESHPLTWNSALHLAVWKLSGDSTLTEDFRQRWSTYSWPELGPTPKPLMSQHGEIGCIGEWGGVQIPSQLL, from the exons AATATAATCGTGTGGAGGACAGGCAATATACGGATGAGGACAGCGAGCGCGAGCCAAGTCGTGAGAGTTTTGACCGTGGTAATAGACAGAGAACCGACGAGCAAGAGGAAGACTATGGGCCACCGCAAGAAGAGGATGAGGTGGAAGAAATAGTGATAGACGACCAAGAAGATCAGGATCGTCTGCAAGGGTTCTTTAAGCGGCCATGGCGCCCAGAAAATCGAAGGCCAGAGAGTTTGGCAGGGCAGCAAGCGGCCAGGTCGCCAGCCGTACCCAGCTCGCCGAGGCCGGGTTCATCAAAGGCGCGTACCCCAGAGCCCCGTAGTCTAAGGTCGAATGGTAGTAAAGAACCTGTACCGTTGGTAGTACCACAAGAGGTCACCGAAGCTCTTTCCAGCTGGTTGAAGAAAGGAGTGCCAACTGACGAATCTAAAGCAATTTCAAAGAGGATTCCGCTTG TTGTGGACAAAGAATTTTCGTTAAGACCACCCAAACTCGACGGCTACATGTACAGACGGGCAAAGGATAAAGGGAAGTTAAAGGCAGTCAATGCGGCGGAGGAGTCGCTGGTCACGACGCAACTCAAGATCATGGATATTGGCCCGCCACTCATAGACCTTTATACCCGCATTCTTTCCCTCAGTGATGGAGAATCGGAAAGAAAAGCCCAGGATTTGGTAAAGGACGCACTACAGCAGTGGTCTCGCGCCTATCACCACATTACCCGGCAGAGAAGGCGATCGGTGGTTGCCTTAGTGGAACCCGGTTTCGACTTTCTTGCAGCTGACCCTGAAGCGTTTGCACCCGGAAAGGAGGCTCGAGAGATCCTTTTTACGGGAAAGTTCCTGGAGTCGATGCTTAAAGAAGCATCGCAGGACGCAACATTGGCTAAAACCTCGAAGACCAAGACAA AGCAAGTGGGTGCTAGGTTGATAGCTTTTGCGGATCGTTGGACAGTGGTAACGGACGATCAATGGATCCTCGATAGTTTAGCGCATGGCGTTAAACTCGATTTCAGCTTTTCACCTATCCAACGCACAATTCCTGTCCCTGTTGTCATGTCCAAAGAGATGGAGGCAGTGTGTGACAGAGAAGTGAGGGATCTTGTCAGAAAGCGGGCTATTAGAGAAATCACCGACGGGTCGGAAGGGTtcgtttgttctttatttGTGATTCCCAAAAAATCGGGTGGGTTTAGGCCTATCATTAATCTGAAGCCCTTAAATCAATTTATTCGGTACGAACACTTCAAGATGGAAAATCTAGAATgggctcgttttcttttacgaaaAGGGGATTGGATGGTTAAACTAGATTTAAAAGACGCCTACCTGACGGTGCCGGTTTTTGCTACCCACCAAAAGTTTTTGCGGTTCCAGTGGAAGGGGCGTTTATTCCAATTTGCATGTCTGGCCTTTGGTCTGGCTTCCGCGCCAaggatttttacaaaaattctCAAGGTTGTCATGggttttttaagaaaaaagggcatAAGACTGATAATCTATTTGGATGACATCTTTATTTTGAATGTGTCTGGAGAAAGCACATTAGGGGATCTTAACGTGACCATCCGGTTGCtaaaacatctgggttttttaataaattgggAAAAATCCGTGTTGGTCCCTACGCAAGTCCTAGAGTATCTGGGGCTAGTAATCGACTCGGTTCGATTGTCCTTCGCCTTGCCAAACATCAAAGTAAAAGCAGTTAAGGAGATGTGTGAGGCGGCGCTTGCGGCGGAATCAATTTCTTTGCGAAAGATTGCGTCTATCATGGGCAATTTTACCTGGGCGATCCCAGCGATTCCATACCCTCAGGCGCATTACCGTAGATTGCAACGGTTCTACATCAAACGAGCGCAATCGgccaatttcaatttgaagaCTAGATGTTCACTTTCAGCGGAAGCTCGGGAGGACCTGGAATGGTGGGTGTTTAATCTAAACAAAGCGCcagataaaattttctttccccacaCACCAGATCTCGAGAATTACACAGATGCGTCGCTATCAGGTTGGGGTGCATGCTGTGATGAAATCAGAACGAGAGGATCTTGGACGCTAGCAGATACAAAAAAGGACATTAACGAGCTCGAACTATTAGGAGCGTTGTTTGCGGTACAGGCGTTCGCTGCTCAGTCTAAGAATATCTCAATTAGGGTATTCTTGGACAATTCGACAGCTGTAGCCTATATTAATCATTGCGGGGGTTCTCGATCTCAGGCCCTGACTAGCGTATCTGCCCAGCTTACAACTTGGTGCGAGAACCACGGCATATCGTTGGAAGCGGTTCACGTAGCGGGCAAATTAAATATCGTTGCGGATGAAGAGTCACGGGCCGGGCCTGACGCCGGGGATTGGAAGTTGGATCCGCGCGTTTTCAAGTGCATTCAGGAACTATGGCCGTCAGTCGTTGACGTTTTCGCAACACCTTGGAACGCACAGCTTCCATCATTTATTTCATGGCATCCGCAACCTGGCGCAATGGCAACAAACGCCTTTTCAGTCAATTGGAAAGGGTTGTTGGCTTACTGTTTCCCACCATTCGCCCTAATTTTCAAATGCTTAGAAAAAATCAGGCGGGAAAAATCTGTAgtggtttttgtttgtccaGTTTGGATAGGTCAGCCGTGGTTCCCGTTATTGCTGGAGCTCCCGTGCGACGTCCCACGTCTTCTTGCGCCGTCTCAGAGCCTTTTGATATCAGCACTGGACGAAAGTCACCCGCTTACCTGGAACAGCGCGCTACACTTGGCCGTCTGGAAGCTGTCAGGAGACAGTACCTTGACCGAGGATTTTCGACAACGGTGGTCGACTTACTCATGGCCGGAATTAGGCCCAACACCCAAACCGCTTATGAGTCAGCATGGAGAAATTGGGTGCATTGGTGAATGGGGAGGCGTTCAAATCCCTTCCCAATTGTTATAG
- the LOC130691199 gene encoding box A-binding factor-like yields MVTESHSHQHSQQIQHQHAQRNGRYLQQTSSHHQDAHEERAMVIQQHSASIPMSGEPQRNGSSANSQQHANSVSHLNAAMEERAVALQAAAAVAAAVNGFNSANLSVGMDLSGLVPVGLMNHLQHNNEQQQHNSPNNNNNNNNSNQQRKQREFIPDNKKDDSYWDRRRRNNEAAKRSREKRRLNDMVLESRVLELTKENHILRAQLAAVRDKYGINPDGLVSIDQVLATLPSPDQVLSLPRPRSRLLSGMSPSLGRGGGSVSPSPSNRSISPPMSQQSQMHSHQPHHQPNQHQQQRQSVLMSMNRAHRSPSPAAVGSGQGSGSASMQQQHSYASGHHHQQHHQHGFRYQPAGELAGTGGNHAYQHQQQHQHAQHSQPIKTQQRVLERSLPPLPALTPVPVISPNHQLEIGGSSVEGAHQHAHPGADRVGSNGNVAPVAAFFDLCSSSSSSSSSSSSSHPGSSSGDDGSHSPIDPAVAAGRLLPLKLRHKTHLGERDVAAATASAAAVLLTLNEIKHEPEGIEDSPSAVDSAVDSVSAEMNNNSMSDHHSQVHHHGLHHHASHHSHHHHQQQPQQQSHQNAQQHQQLQHPHHQHHLNSSGRRSTESSDDRDSGISSGGDWSLSRSSSRFSSSSTGSNASVSAIGSNNGNVVGHLYHAHQQHQPASKRMRMSPNSPIVDHQHQNEHHMQHQQTVQRRFAAARANQQQQQQQQVLNNQEADEEENDPASGIVHERLVLVGGNESSDENNDELRSHIARLASELESLKTMMLGGGGTSAAGSASAIRNCKSSSTNFRLH; encoded by the coding sequence ATGGTGACTGAGAGTCATTCACATCAGCATTCTCAGCAGATCCAGCACCAGCACGCACAGCGCAACGGGCGCTATTTGCAGCAAACGTCATCCCACCATCAAGACGCTCACGAGGAACGCGCTATGGTGATTCAACAGCATTCGGCTTCCATTCCCATGTCTGGCGAGCCGCAACGCAACGGTTCGTCTGCAAACTCCCAGCAGCACGCCAATAGCGTTTCGCACCTCAACGCCGCCATGGAGGAAAGAGCGGTGGCTCTTCAAGCCGCAGCCGCCGTTGCCGCCGCCGTCAACGGGTTTAATTCCGCCAATTTGTCAGTCGGTATGGATTTGTCCGGTCTCGTTCCAGTAGGTCTCATGAATCACTTGCAGCACAACAATGAGCAGCAGCAACATAACTCgccaaacaataacaacaacaataacaacagcaACCAGCAGAGGAAGCAGCGTGAGTTCATTCCGGACAACAAGAAAGACGACAGCTACTGGGACCGGCGCCGGCGCAACAACGAGGCGGCCAAAAGGTCTCGCGAGAAACGCCGACTCAACGACATGGTCTTGGAAAGCCGCGTTCTCGAGTTGACCAAAGAGAACCACATTCTTCGGGCCCAGTTGGCCGCCGTTCGTGACAAATACGGCATCAATCCGGACGGTCTCGTCTCGATCGATCAGGTGCTGGCCACTTTGCCGTCGCCCGATCAGGTGCTCAGTCTGCCGCGACCCCGTTCCCGCCTGCTGTCCGGCATGAGTCCGTCTTTGGGCCGCGGTGGCGGATCGGTCTCGCCGTCGCCAAGCAATCGTAGCATCTCACCGCCCATGTCACAGCAGTCACAAATGCATTCACACCAGCCACATCACCAACCGAATCAACATCAGCAACAGAGGCAGTCCGTTCTGATGTCAATGAACCGGGCGCACAGGTCTCCTAGTCCGGCAGCGGTAGGATCAGGGCAGGGTTCGGGATCGGCATCtatgcagcagcagcactcGTACGCCAGCGGCCATCACCATCAGCAGCATCACCAGCACGGCTTTCGTTATCAACCTGCCGGAGAATTGGCCGGAACGGGCGGAAATCACGCGTATCAGCACCAGCAACAGCATCAACATGCACAGCATTCTCAACCAATTAAAACTCAGCAAAGAGTATTGGAGAGGTCTCTGCCGCCTCTTCCAGCACTGACTCCTGTACCAGTCATTTCTCCCAATCACCAGCTGGAGATTGGAGGGTCATCAGTGGAAGGAGCTCACCAGCACGCTCATCCAGGAGCGGATAGGGTTGGTTCGAATGGCAACGTAGCACCAGTTGCGGCTTTCTTTGACCTGTGTTCATCGTCAAGCAGCAGTAGCTCGAGCAGCTCTAGCAGCCACCCGGGCTCAAGTAGCGGTGACGACGGGAGCCATTCTCCGATTGATCCGGCCGTAGCAGCCGGCCGACTACTGCCGCTTAAACTACGCCACAAAACCCACCTGGGTGAAAGGGACGTAGCGGCCGCCACCGCTTCGGCTGCCGCCGTTCTGCTGACACTCAACGAGATTAAACACGAGCCGGAAGGAATCGAGGACAGCCCTTCGGCGGTCGACTCGGCAGTGGACAGCGTTTCTGCTGAAATGAATAACAACAGTATGAGCGACCATCACAGCCAAGTTCATCACCATGGCCTGCATCACCATGCCAGCCACCACAGCCACCACCATCATCAGCAACAGCCACAACAGCAATCGCATCAGAATGcccaacaacatcaacaactgCAGCATCCACATCACCAGCATCACCTAAACAGTAGCGGTCGGCGTTCGACCGAGTCGAGCGATGACCGCGATTCGGGAATCTCATCAGGTGGAGATTGGTCGTTGTCGCGCAGTTCGTCGCGGTTTAGTAGCAGCAGCACTGGCAGCAATGCCAGTGTCAGCGCAATCGGTAGCAACAACGGCAACGTTGTTGGCCATTTGTACCACGCACATCAACAACATCAACCAGCGTCGAAGCGTATGAGGATGAGCCCAAATTCTCCAATTGTGGACCACCAACATCAAAATGAGCACCACATGCAACATCAGCAGACGGTGCAGAGACGCTTCGCCGCTGCCCGAGccaatcagcaacaacagcaacagcaacaagtGTTGAACAATCAAGAAGCGGATGAGGAGGAGAACGACCCGGCTTCTGGTATCGTCCATGAACGATTGGTATTAGTCGGTGGCAATGAATCTTCGGACGAGAACAACGACGAACTTCGTTCGCACATTGCTCGACTCGCCTCTGAATTGGAGTCTCTCAAAACGATGATGCTCGGTGGTGGGGGCACTTCGGCAGCTGGCTCAGCGTCGGCCATTCGGAACTGCAAAAGCAGCAGTACCAACTTTCGGCTTCATTGA